Proteins encoded within one genomic window of Gallus gallus isolate bGalGal1 chromosome 1, bGalGal1.mat.broiler.GRCg7b, whole genome shotgun sequence:
- the MITD1 gene encoding MIT domain-containing protein 1 isoform X1, producing the protein MSRAGGDGTTALERAGAETVKRAVELDLASRFQESLVCYQEGIDLLLQVVKGTKDEAKKQRYRQKISEYMTRAEDIKKHIEKEKQDGKYHKQIKIEENATGFGYEKLFQEYLTEIVSEVWVEDPYIRNVHQLYNFLRFCEMLVKGPCKVRTIHLLTSYDEGNGRNQQTSGLEEIKQSLRNHGITLNVAFSSSIHDREIRFNNGWMIKIGRGLDYFKKPQGRFSIGYCDFDLRPCHETTVDVFHTKHTKKM; encoded by the exons ATGTCGCGGGCGGGGGGCGATGGCACCACCGCGCTGGAGCGGGCCGGGGCGGAAACGGTGAAGCGGGCGGTGGAATTGGATCTGGCATCTCGCTTCCAGGAGTCCCTGGTGTGCTACCAGGAGGGCATcgacctgctgctgcaggtggtgAAAG GAACGAAGGATGAGGCAAAGAAGCAGCGGTACCGGCAGAAAATATCCGAGTACATGACCAGAGCTGAAGACATAAAAAAGCATATTGAGAAGGAGAAGCAAG ATGGCAAATACCATAAGCAAATCAAGATAGAGGAAAATGCCACAGGTTTTGGCTATGAGAAGCTTTTCCAGGAGTATCTGACTGAGATTGTTTCTGAAGTTTGGGTGGAGGATCCCTACATTAGGAACGTCCATCAG TTGTATAATTTCCTGCGATTCTGCGAGATGCTGGTTAAGGGGCCATGCAAAGTGAGAACAATCCACCTCCTCACTTCCTATGATGAA ggCAATGGGAGGAATCAACAGACAAGTGGcttggaagaaataaaacagtcaTTGAGGAATCATGGGATAACACTGAATGTCGCATTTTCATCTTCAATCCATGATCGAGAAATTAG atTCAACAATGGATGGATGATTAAGATTGGAAGAGGTCTTGATTATTTTAAGAAGCCACAG GGTCGTTTCAGCATTGGATACTGTGACTTTGACTTGCGACCTTGTCATGAAACAACAGTGGATGTCTTTCATACtaaacatacaaagaaaatgtga
- the MITD1 gene encoding MIT domain-containing protein 1 isoform X2, translated as MSRAGGDGTTALERAGAETVKRAVELDLASRFQESLVCYQEGIDLLLQVVKGTKDEAKKQRYRQKISEYMTRAEDIKKHIEKEKQDGKYHKQIKIEENATGFGYEKLFQEYLTEIVSEVWVEDPYIRNVHQGNGRNQQTSGLEEIKQSLRNHGITLNVAFSSSIHDREIRFNNGWMIKIGRGLDYFKKPQGRFSIGYCDFDLRPCHETTVDVFHTKHTKKM; from the exons ATGTCGCGGGCGGGGGGCGATGGCACCACCGCGCTGGAGCGGGCCGGGGCGGAAACGGTGAAGCGGGCGGTGGAATTGGATCTGGCATCTCGCTTCCAGGAGTCCCTGGTGTGCTACCAGGAGGGCATcgacctgctgctgcaggtggtgAAAG GAACGAAGGATGAGGCAAAGAAGCAGCGGTACCGGCAGAAAATATCCGAGTACATGACCAGAGCTGAAGACATAAAAAAGCATATTGAGAAGGAGAAGCAAG ATGGCAAATACCATAAGCAAATCAAGATAGAGGAAAATGCCACAGGTTTTGGCTATGAGAAGCTTTTCCAGGAGTATCTGACTGAGATTGTTTCTGAAGTTTGGGTGGAGGATCCCTACATTAGGAACGTCCATCAG ggCAATGGGAGGAATCAACAGACAAGTGGcttggaagaaataaaacagtcaTTGAGGAATCATGGGATAACACTGAATGTCGCATTTTCATCTTCAATCCATGATCGAGAAATTAG atTCAACAATGGATGGATGATTAAGATTGGAAGAGGTCTTGATTATTTTAAGAAGCCACAG GGTCGTTTCAGCATTGGATACTGTGACTTTGACTTGCGACCTTGTCATGAAACAACAGTGGATGTCTTTCATACtaaacatacaaagaaaatgtga
- the MRPL30 gene encoding 39S ribosomal protein L30, mitochondrial, with translation MAAGRGGLGLGAAWKAVLGRRPEGIAPTQWARQKFTKSRIPASVFQPRPGDHEKYGGDPEQPHKVHIVTRIKSVIGRPYWEKKIVHDLGLDKAHQPRLHKNIPSVNSRLKIIKHLIRIQPLKLPYGLPTEEEMTDTFLTSKGELIIKQRLKPVEQEEIKS, from the exons ATGGCGGCAGGCCGGGGCGGGTTGGGGCTCGGCGCTGCCTGGAAGGCG GTGCTGGGGAGAAGGCCGGAAGGGATCGCGCCCACGCAATGGGCTCGGCAGAAGTTCACCAAGTCGAGGATTCCCGCGTCG GTATTTCAGCCACGGCCTGGAGATCATGAGAAGTATGGAGGTGACCCCGAGCAGCCCCACAAAGTCCATATTGTTACTAGGATAAAAAGTGTAATTGGTCGCCCATATTGGGAGAAGAAGATCGTACATGATCTTGGACTGGATAAG GCGCATCAACCAAGACTGCACAAAAATATCCCTTCTGTGAATTCCAGACTGAAAATTATTAAGCATCTGATAAG AATACAGCCGCTGAAACTACCATATGGGTTGccaacagaagaagaaatgacagACACCTTTCTTACAAGCAAGGGAGAGCTTATCATTAAACAGCGTCTGAAACCTGTGGAGCAGGAAGAAATTAAGTCATAA